The Anaeromicrobium sediminis genome has a window encoding:
- the iolE gene encoding myo-inosose-2 dehydratase, which produces MLDRDKVRLGIAPIAWTNDDLPELGAGNTFEQCVSEMALAGFTGSEVGNKYPKDTTVLKEALDMRGVQICNAWFSCFFAIDKEEETIAEFIKHRDFLYEMGAKVIGCSEQSHSIQGLDKPIFDAKPVFTEEEWEKLAAGMNKLAVLAAEKGMKVSLHHHMGTGVQTPAEVDKFMEMTNDDVYLLFDTGHMYFSEGSQEAVDAIIEKYADRIVHVHLKDVREDVLAKLKEEKWSFLEGVKAGVFTVPGDGAVKFDRTFEVLKDTNYEGWMVVEAEQDPAVANPFEYAKKARGFIREKTGL; this is translated from the coding sequence ATGTTAGATAGAGATAAAGTGAGATTAGGAATAGCGCCAATAGCTTGGACAAATGATGATCTACCAGAATTAGGTGCAGGAAATACTTTTGAGCAATGTGTTAGTGAAATGGCTTTAGCTGGGTTCACTGGAAGTGAAGTTGGAAACAAATATCCAAAAGATACTACTGTATTAAAGGAAGCTTTAGACATGAGAGGTGTTCAAATTTGTAATGCATGGTTTAGTTGTTTCTTTGCAATAGACAAAGAGGAAGAAACTATTGCAGAATTTATTAAGCATAGAGATTTTTTATATGAAATGGGAGCAAAAGTTATTGGATGTTCAGAGCAAAGTCATTCTATTCAAGGATTAGATAAGCCTATATTTGATGCAAAACCAGTATTTACAGAGGAAGAGTGGGAAAAACTTGCTGCTGGTATGAATAAATTAGCTGTCCTTGCTGCAGAAAAGGGTATGAAAGTATCTCTACATCACCATATGGGAACTGGAGTACAAACTCCTGCAGAAGTGGATAAATTTATGGAAATGACAAATGATGATGTATATTTACTATTTGACACAGGTCATATGTATTTCTCAGAAGGCAGCCAAGAAGCGGTAGACGCTATTATTGAGAAATATGCAGATAGAATAGTTCATGTTCATTTAAAGGACGTACGTGAAGATGTACTTGCAAAATTAAAAGAAGAAAAATGGTCTTTCTTAGAAGGTGTTAAAGCTGGAGTGTTCACTGTTCCTGGGGACGGTGCAGTTAAGTTTGACAGAACTTTTGAAGTTTTAAAGGATACTAATTATGAAGGATGGATGGTTGTTGAAGCAGAACAAGATCCAGCTGTAGCTAATCCATTTGAATATGCGAAAAAGGCAAGAGGCTTCATAAGAGAAAAGACTGGATTATAA
- the iolC gene encoding 5-dehydro-2-deoxygluconokinase: MNNLVFQTDRPLDFIAIGRIGLDLNPNEINRPLEESITFTKYLGGSPANIAVAMAALGAKTGFIGTVADDAMGRYLKGYMEGKGIDSSSIFTDKTGAKTGLAFTEIKSPTDCNLIMYRENAVDLMVDICHVKEDYIKSAKALLISGTALAASPSREAVFAALDLARKNNTVVFFDIDYRPYTWKSEEETAIYYSLAAEKCDVIIGTREEFDMMEMITNKGNKDDYVTAKKWFDYNAKIVVIKHGKEGSIAYTKEGEAITGAVFPVVPVKTFGAGDSYAGAFIYGLINGMSAGDSMELGAGSAAIVVSSHSCSDAMPTLDAIKEFIKSYEKKIS; encoded by the coding sequence ATGAATAATTTAGTATTTCAAACGGATAGACCATTAGATTTTATTGCTATAGGACGTATTGGACTTGATTTAAATCCAAATGAAATAAATAGACCCCTTGAGGAATCTATAACTTTTACTAAATACTTGGGAGGATCTCCAGCTAACATTGCTGTAGCTATGGCAGCTCTAGGAGCTAAGACGGGTTTTATAGGTACTGTTGCTGATGATGCTATGGGAAGATACTTAAAAGGTTATATGGAAGGTAAAGGAATTGATTCATCTAGTATATTTACAGATAAAACAGGCGCAAAGACTGGTCTTGCATTTACAGAAATAAAATCTCCAACAGATTGTAACCTTATTATGTATAGGGAAAATGCAGTAGATTTAATGGTAGACATATGCCATGTAAAAGAAGATTATATTAAAAGCGCTAAGGCTTTATTAATATCAGGAACAGCATTAGCAGCAAGCCCTTCAAGAGAAGCAGTATTTGCAGCACTTGATCTTGCTAGAAAGAACAACACAGTAGTATTCTTTGATATTGACTATAGACCATATACTTGGAAATCAGAAGAAGAAACAGCTATATACTATTCATTAGCTGCAGAAAAATGTGATGTAATCATAGGAACTAGAGAAGAATTTGACATGATGGAAATGATTACGAATAAAGGGAATAAAGATGATTATGTAACAGCTAAAAAATGGTTTGATTATAATGCTAAGATAGTAGTAATCAAGCATGGTAAAGAAGGTTCAATTGCTTATACTAAAGAAGGTGAAGCTATAACAGGAGCTGTATTCCCAGTTGTTCCAGTTAAGACATTTGGTGCTGGAGACTCTTATGCAGGAGCTTTCATATATGGATTAATAAATGGAATGAGCGCAGGAGATTCAATGGAATTAGGAGCAGGATCAGCTGCTATAGTTGTATCTAGCCACAGTTGTTCAGATGCTATGCCTACACTTGATGCAATCAAAGAGTTTATCAAAAGCTACGAAAAGAAAATAAGCTAG
- the sauS gene encoding acylating sulfoacetaldehyde dehydrogenase, whose product MEMSISAKDFVSELIDRAKVAQKEIENYTQEQVDTLVKAIAWNIVKEENAVKVAELAVEESELGNYDGKYGKLQKKVRGNLRDMLGAKTVGVIEEDEARGIIKIAKPVGVIGALVPCTNPEATPVIKAMNAIKGRNAIVFAPHPRTKKTNTLIVDIMRETLKKFGAPEDLIIGIEEPSMEASSELMSQSDLVVATGGSGMVKAAYSSGTPAYGVGAGNAVVVVDETADLKDAAHKIMLSKTFDFATSCSSDNSIVVVESVYDELMKNLQGEGGYLTNASEKEMVQNALWVHGHLNREIIAQPAHKIADVAGVELPEGKSFIMVEETGVGADHPFSGEKMSVVLTVYKVKDFNEAVDKVNEITSYQGTGHSCGIHTNDDDRAVEYGIRTKTSRVMVRQPQCYGNSGNWDNGMPFTLTLGCGTWGGNIASENVTYKHFINTTWVSKPIKEVVPSDEELFGDIMDK is encoded by the coding sequence ATGGAAATGTCAATTAGTGCAAAGGATTTTGTATCAGAATTAATAGATAGAGCAAAAGTTGCTCAAAAGGAAATTGAAAACTATACTCAAGAACAAGTAGATACTTTAGTGAAGGCTATTGCTTGGAACATAGTTAAGGAAGAAAACGCAGTGAAAGTTGCTGAGCTTGCAGTAGAAGAATCTGAACTTGGAAATTACGATGGAAAATATGGAAAGCTTCAAAAGAAGGTTAGAGGAAACCTTAGAGATATGTTAGGAGCTAAGACTGTAGGAGTTATTGAGGAAGATGAAGCTAGAGGAATTATTAAAATAGCAAAGCCTGTAGGAGTAATTGGTGCATTAGTACCTTGTACAAATCCAGAGGCAACTCCAGTAATAAAAGCTATGAATGCTATTAAAGGTAGAAATGCAATAGTATTTGCTCCACATCCAAGAACAAAGAAAACGAATACATTAATAGTAGATATTATGAGAGAGACTTTAAAGAAATTTGGAGCACCTGAGGACTTAATCATAGGAATAGAAGAACCATCTATGGAAGCTAGTAGCGAACTTATGAGCCAAAGTGATTTAGTAGTGGCAACAGGTGGATCTGGAATGGTTAAAGCTGCTTATAGTTCAGGAACTCCTGCATATGGAGTTGGAGCAGGAAATGCTGTAGTAGTAGTAGATGAAACTGCTGACTTAAAAGATGCTGCACACAAAATTATGTTAAGTAAGACTTTTGACTTTGCTACAAGTTGTTCTTCAGATAACTCAATCGTTGTAGTAGAAAGTGTATATGATGAGTTAATGAAGAATTTACAAGGTGAAGGTGGATACTTAACTAATGCTAGCGAAAAGGAAATGGTTCAAAATGCATTATGGGTACATGGACATTTAAATAGAGAAATAATTGCACAACCAGCACATAAGATTGCTGATGTTGCTGGTGTTGAATTACCAGAAGGAAAATCATTTATCATGGTAGAAGAAACTGGAGTAGGAGCAGATCATCCATTCTCTGGAGAAAAAATGTCTGTAGTACTTACTGTATATAAAGTTAAAGACTTTAATGAAGCAGTAGATAAGGTGAATGAAATTACTTCATACCAAGGAACTGGACACTCTTGTGGAATCCACACGAATGACGATGATAGAGCTGTAGAGTATGGAATTAGAACAAAGACAAGTAGAGTAATGGTAAGGCAACCACAATGTTATGGAAACAGTGGTAACTGGGATAATGGAATGCCATTTACATTAACTCTTGGTTGCGGAACTTGGGGTGGAAACATTGCATCTGAGAACGTAACTTACAAGCACTTTATCAACACTACTTGGGTATCTAAGCCTATTAAAGAAGTAGTTCCTAGTGATGAAGAATTATTTGGAGATATAATGGATAAATAA
- a CDS encoding solute:sodium symporter family transporter, whose translation MNLLAIVSFIFFTGLVAVISWWMTRSDDLDTQDGYFLGGRSLTGIVIAGSLMLTNLSTEQMVGLNGQSYITNMGVMAWEATAAFALVCMALIFLPKYLKSGITTIPDFLEERYDSNTRQIISILFLIGYVLTYLPTVLYSGALVLNGIFDIPTVFGISEFQALWITVFAIGIAGSIYAIFGGLKAVAVSDTLNGVGLLIGGLLIPIFGLIVLGDGSFSEGLNTLITQHPEKLNAIAPASAKAPLLPWPVLFTGLFFNNLFYWCTNQSIVQRTFGAKNLAEGQKGVLGAGLLKLLGPFFLVLPGIIAFHLYGDTLTNGDMAYPVIVRNVLPKPLLGFFAAVLFGAILSSFNSALNSSVTLFTLDIYKPRIKAKVANASEVAATLEISDKDLVVVGKRFGICLAILSMIIAPFIIYAPSGLYGYLQECFGFYNVPILASIIVGFYTKRVPAIAPKIALLSHILLYGASKFVAADVHFLYVLGVLFPLNVLIMLFVGKIAPRDTDFVQTYTKQVDIVPWKHAKTVSVIITTLMLLLYVVFSKIGIAA comes from the coding sequence ATGAATTTATTAGCAATAGTGTCTTTTATATTTTTCACCGGACTAGTTGCAGTCATATCTTGGTGGATGACTCGTAGCGATGACCTGGATACACAAGATGGTTACTTCCTAGGAGGAAGAAGTTTAACTGGTATAGTCATAGCTGGCTCTTTGATGCTTACAAATTTATCTACAGAGCAAATGGTAGGTCTAAATGGTCAAAGTTATATTACAAATATGGGTGTAATGGCTTGGGAAGCTACTGCCGCATTTGCACTTGTATGTATGGCTTTAATATTCTTGCCTAAGTATTTAAAAAGCGGTATAACTACTATACCTGATTTTCTGGAAGAACGTTATGATTCTAACACAAGACAGATCATATCCATATTATTCTTAATTGGTTATGTATTGACTTATCTTCCAACAGTTCTATATTCTGGAGCTCTTGTATTAAATGGAATATTTGATATTCCAACGGTTTTTGGAATTAGTGAGTTCCAAGCTTTATGGATTACTGTTTTTGCTATTGGTATTGCCGGATCTATATATGCTATATTTGGTGGTTTAAAGGCCGTAGCCGTTTCTGATACATTAAATGGTGTAGGTTTATTAATAGGTGGATTACTAATACCTATTTTTGGTTTAATAGTTTTAGGAGATGGAAGTTTCTCTGAAGGTTTAAATACTTTGATCACACAACATCCAGAGAAATTAAATGCTATTGCACCTGCAAGTGCTAAAGCACCTTTACTCCCATGGCCCGTATTATTTACAGGATTATTCTTTAACAATTTATTTTACTGGTGTACAAACCAATCCATCGTTCAAAGAACATTTGGAGCTAAAAATTTAGCTGAAGGTCAAAAGGGTGTATTAGGAGCTGGTTTATTAAAACTCCTAGGACCATTTTTCTTAGTACTACCAGGGATTATCGCATTCCATTTATATGGCGACACTCTAACAAATGGTGACATGGCATATCCAGTTATAGTTAGAAATGTATTGCCAAAACCTTTATTAGGATTCTTTGCAGCAGTATTATTTGGAGCCATATTAAGTTCATTCAATAGCGCACTTAACAGCTCTGTAACTTTATTTACATTAGATATTTATAAACCTAGAATTAAGGCAAAAGTTGCAAATGCCAGTGAGGTAGCAGCCACACTAGAAATATCTGATAAAGATTTAGTTGTAGTAGGAAAACGTTTTGGTATATGCTTAGCAATTCTTTCTATGATTATTGCTCCATTTATAATATATGCACCTAGCGGATTATATGGATATTTACAAGAATGCTTTGGTTTTTACAATGTTCCCATATTAGCATCCATAATAGTTGGGTTCTATACTAAGCGAGTACCTGCAATTGCGCCTAAGATTGCACTTTTATCCCATATTCTTTTATATGGAGCATCTAAGTTTGTAGCAGCTGATGTACATTTCTTATATGTATTAGGAGTGTTATTCCCTCTAAATGTATTAATAATGCTTTTTGTTGGAAAGATTGCTCCTCGAGACACGGACTTTGTACAAACTTATACAAAGCAAGTAGATATAGTTCCTTGGAAACATGCTAAAACTGTTTCTGTGATAATAACAACTTTAATGTTATTACTTTACGTAGTATTCTCTAAAATAGGTATAGCTGCTTAA
- a CDS encoding ABC transporter permease, with product MSESAVIKQKDNKFDFRKFANKYGIMVILLLMVIGMSLLTPAFYNPRNLINIVRQVSVIGTIAFGVTLIIITGGIDLSSGSTLALVGVIVANYASPEGSIFLAIVMGIIVGGICGFINGGTLATTGIPPFIATLGMFTAARGAALLYSGGRPISNLSDSFLVIGGGSVGFIPIPVILFLTMGFLTHVLLKKTKLGKYIYAIGGNEQAAMVCGINVKKVKILIYTYAGMMSAVAGIILTSRVSSGNPTAGIGYELDAIASTVIGGTSLTGGIGTIGGTIVGALIIGVLNNGLSLLGVSPYWQQVIKGGIIVGAVVLDVYKHKKK from the coding sequence ATGTCAGAAAGTGCTGTTATTAAACAAAAAGATAATAAATTTGATTTTAGGAAATTTGCAAATAAATATGGTATTATGGTTATTTTATTACTTATGGTTATAGGAATGTCTTTATTGACACCAGCCTTTTACAACCCTAGAAACTTAATAAATATAGTTAGACAAGTTTCCGTTATCGGAACTATAGCATTTGGTGTTACGTTAATAATCATAACGGGAGGTATAGACCTTTCATCTGGTTCTACATTAGCATTAGTAGGGGTTATTGTTGCTAACTATGCTTCACCAGAAGGAAGTATATTTCTTGCTATAGTTATGGGTATTATAGTTGGGGGTATATGTGGTTTTATAAATGGAGGAACTTTAGCTACTACAGGTATACCACCTTTCATAGCAACACTAGGTATGTTTACAGCAGCTAGAGGTGCAGCGCTACTTTATAGTGGAGGAAGGCCTATAAGTAATTTATCAGATTCATTCCTAGTAATAGGTGGAGGTAGTGTAGGATTTATACCTATTCCTGTTATATTATTCTTAACTATGGGATTTTTAACACATGTGTTACTTAAAAAGACTAAGTTAGGTAAATACATATATGCCATAGGTGGAAATGAGCAAGCGGCCATGGTTTGTGGTATTAATGTTAAAAAAGTAAAGATACTTATATACACATATGCAGGTATGATGTCAGCTGTAGCTGGTATAATACTTACTTCAAGGGTGAGTTCAGGGAATCCAACAGCAGGTATTGGATACGAGCTAGATGCTATTGCATCAACAGTTATTGGTGGAACTAGTTTAACTGGTGGTATTGGTACTATTGGAGGAACTATAGTAGGTGCCCTAATAATCGGAGTACTTAACAATGGACTTAGTCTACTTGGCGTATCTCCTTATTGGCAACAGGTAATAAAGGGTGGAATTATAGTTGGCGCCGTTGTACTAGACGTTTATAAGCATAAAAAGAAATAA
- a CDS encoding 5-deoxy-glucuronate isomerase: MLHKTGGLKYGYNEICNMDELYSSMLMDVGVYKLKKDQNQVCLDKEKESAFLILDGKILIKWQDREEVVERRSVFDEEPWCLHVPKNVEVTIEAMDDCEVLVEKTTNDKVFESKVYDRSNCRSDIFGDGVLGGTSRRVVRTIFDYSNAPYSNLVIGEVINYPGKWSSYIPHHHPQPEVYYYKFSKPQGFGCSIIGDDVYKIEQDSAAIIEGGLVHPQATAPGYAMYYCWMIRHLDNNPWTDRINEEKHEWLLEKDAVIWPDKE, from the coding sequence ATGCTACATAAAACAGGTGGACTAAAATATGGATACAATGAAATTTGTAATATGGATGAACTTTATAGCTCCATGCTTATGGATGTGGGAGTATACAAGTTAAAAAAGGATCAAAATCAAGTCTGTCTAGACAAGGAAAAGGAATCAGCTTTTTTAATATTAGATGGAAAGATATTAATAAAGTGGCAAGATAGAGAAGAAGTAGTGGAAAGACGTTCGGTCTTTGACGAAGAGCCTTGGTGTTTACATGTCCCTAAGAATGTGGAAGTTACTATAGAAGCAATGGATGATTGTGAAGTTTTAGTAGAGAAAACTACTAATGACAAGGTCTTTGAATCTAAGGTATATGATCGATCTAATTGTAGAAGTGATATATTTGGAGATGGAGTACTTGGAGGAACATCAAGAAGAGTAGTTCGTACTATTTTCGATTACTCTAATGCACCATATTCTAACTTGGTAATAGGTGAGGTAATAAATTATCCAGGTAAGTGGTCAAGTTATATACCACATCATCATCCACAACCAGAAGTTTACTATTATAAGTTCAGTAAACCTCAAGGTTTTGGTTGTTCAATAATTGGTGATGATGTATATAAAATTGAACAAGACAGTGCAGCTATCATAGAAGGCGGTCTTGTACATCCACAAGCTACAGCTCCTGGTTATGCCATGTATTATTGCTGGATGATAAGACATTTAGATAACAACCCGTGGACTGACAGAATAAATGAAGAAAAACATGAGTGGTTACTAGAGAAGGATGCTGTAATCTGGCCAGATAAGGAATAA
- a CDS encoding DeoR/GlpR family DNA-binding transcription regulator codes for MKLERIKKIQDYLIDHQSASLDTLCTVFNVSKNTIRRDINELEDKGFIKKVYGGIILSQPEKATPYPKRQEQFADEKAQIGLLASSLIEDNDTIFIDSGSTTIHLLPNLIHKKGITIITHSLNIIGESCLYENLNLISTGGILQRDTNSFVGVDSITFLKKINIDKSFMASTGFSIDKGVTNTNYLESEIKRTVVDISNKVVLMANDTKLGCSSFMKYCDLAEIDYYVTNSDVPPEYKNFFKENNVTVLY; via the coding sequence TTGAAACTAGAACGTATAAAAAAAATACAAGACTATCTCATTGACCATCAGTCTGCATCTTTAGATACATTGTGTACCGTTTTTAATGTGTCTAAAAACACTATCAGACGTGATATTAATGAATTAGAAGATAAAGGTTTTATAAAGAAAGTTTATGGAGGGATTATCTTAAGTCAACCAGAAAAAGCTACTCCCTACCCAAAGAGACAAGAACAATTCGCTGATGAAAAAGCACAAATTGGCCTTTTAGCCAGTTCACTGATAGAAGATAATGACACCATATTCATTGATTCCGGTTCTACTACTATTCACCTATTACCTAACTTAATTCATAAAAAAGGAATAACCATAATAACTCATAGTTTAAATATAATTGGCGAATCATGCTTATATGAAAACTTGAATTTAATCTCCACAGGAGGAATATTACAAAGGGATACTAATTCCTTTGTAGGTGTGGATAGTATTACATTTCTAAAAAAGATAAACATAGACAAATCATTTATGGCATCTACGGGATTTTCCATAGATAAGGGCGTTACTAATACTAACTACCTAGAGTCGGAAATCAAACGTACTGTAGTAGATATTAGTAATAAAGTAGTTTTAATGGCCAATGACACAAAGCTTGGTTGTTCATCCTTTATGAAATATTGCGATCTTGCTGAAATCGACTATTATGTTACTAATAGCGATGTGCCTCCTGAGTACAAAAACTTCTTCAAAGAAAATAATGTTACAGTACTATACTAA
- the iolG gene encoding inositol 2-dehydrogenase, whose protein sequence is MKKVKVGIVGLGRLGIEHARNLAFKIPNAELIAVCSVVQDEVDKVQKEWGIPYGYTNYDEMIKNEELEAVAVLSPSPFHVKQIVSALDAGLHVFVDKPLGVTVEECKEAEKAVERNEDKVFMVGFMRRYDPSYAYAKKLIDEGRIGKPFLIKCTSCDPEHTIDGAIRFAATSGGLFIDMAVHDIDLARWYLGSEVDQIYAIGGSYVHEEFAKYGDGDNVCSLMKFKDNSMALFYAGRDAAHGYQVETEIVGTKGSLRIAAEPAKNMCKIFDNNGVVSECSQSFQERFSEAYVIEMQEFINCIVEGRKPDITVYDGTKNTEVAFAATKAFQENTVVHL, encoded by the coding sequence ATGAAAAAGGTTAAAGTAGGAATAGTAGGATTAGGAAGACTAGGAATAGAGCACGCTAGAAATTTAGCATTTAAAATTCCAAATGCAGAATTAATTGCTGTTTGTAGTGTGGTACAAGATGAAGTAGATAAGGTACAAAAGGAATGGGGAATCCCATATGGATATACGAATTATGATGAAATGATTAAAAATGAAGAATTAGAGGCAGTTGCCGTATTATCTCCATCTCCATTCCATGTAAAGCAAATAGTATCAGCGTTAGATGCGGGATTACATGTATTTGTAGATAAGCCTCTAGGAGTTACTGTTGAAGAATGTAAGGAAGCTGAAAAGGCTGTAGAAAGAAATGAAGATAAAGTATTCATGGTAGGATTCATGAGACGATATGACCCTTCTTATGCTTATGCTAAGAAATTAATTGACGAAGGTAGAATAGGAAAACCTTTCCTTATCAAGTGCACTAGCTGTGACCCAGAACATACTATAGATGGAGCTATAAGATTTGCTGCTACTAGTGGTGGATTATTCATAGATATGGCTGTTCATGATATAGATTTGGCAAGATGGTATTTAGGTTCAGAAGTTGATCAAATTTATGCTATTGGTGGAAGTTATGTTCATGAAGAGTTTGCCAAGTATGGGGACGGAGATAATGTATGTTCACTAATGAAATTTAAAGATAACTCTATGGCCCTATTCTATGCAGGAAGAGATGCAGCCCATGGATACCAAGTTGAAACTGAAATAGTTGGTACTAAGGGATCTTTAAGAATTGCAGCAGAACCTGCTAAGAACATGTGTAAGATATTTGATAATAATGGAGTGGTAAGTGAATGTTCTCAAAGTTTCCAAGAGAGATTCTCAGAAGCTTATGTTATTGAAATGCAAGAATTTATTAATTGCATAGTAGAAGGAAGAAAGCCAGACATTACTGTATACGATGGTACTAAGAATACAGAAGTTGCCTTTGCTGCCACAAAGGCATTTCAAGAAAATACAGTTGTACACTTATAG
- the iolD gene encoding 3D-(3,5/4)-trihydroxycyclohexane-1,2-dione acylhydrolase (decyclizing) — protein MAKTVRLTVAQALVKFLNNQYVEFDGKEYKFVNGIFTIFGHGNVVGLGQALEENPGHLVVHQGRNEQGMAHAAMAYGKQKHRKQIYAATSSVGPGAANMVTTAATATANNIPVLLLPGDTFATRQPDPVLQQVEQTHDLTISTNDAFRAVSKYWDRVSRPEQLMTAMINAMRVLTDQGDTGAVTICLPQDVQGEAYDYPEYFFKKRVHRIERRPAAMEAIADAVDLIKIKKKPVVVCGGGVRYSEAAESLKLFCEKFNIPFGETQAGKSAIEWDHELNLGGIGVTGTLAANLIAKEADLVIGVGTRFTDFTTASKSLFKNEDVDFLTINVSDFHAQKLDATKVVCDAKLGLDAIGSELEKIDYKSSYTNEIKEAKNKWNEEVERLFNCEYKEGFEPENPGHLDHVLEEFYKQTGSCLTQTKVIGELDKLLDKDAIVVGAAGSLPGDLQRLWRPKSPNTYHMEYGYSCMGYEVPAALGAKIAEPEREVYAFLGDGSYMMLHSELPTSIQEKKKINIILFDNMTFGCINNLQMYQGMGSFGTEFRFRNEDTGKLDGGLVPVDFAMNAASYGAKTYKVNTLEELRFAIEDSKKQSVSTLIDIKVLPKTMTHGYESWWRVGTAQVAKKPEIEKAAESIKEEAAKARQY, from the coding sequence ATGGCAAAAACAGTGAGATTAACAGTAGCTCAGGCTCTTGTGAAGTTTTTAAACAATCAATATGTAGAGTTTGACGGCAAAGAATATAAATTTGTAAATGGTATATTTACAATCTTTGGACATGGAAATGTGGTAGGACTTGGGCAGGCATTGGAAGAAAACCCAGGCCATTTAGTAGTACATCAGGGGCGTAATGAACAAGGAATGGCCCATGCGGCTATGGCTTATGGTAAGCAAAAGCATAGAAAACAAATTTATGCTGCCACATCTTCTGTAGGACCAGGAGCAGCTAACATGGTAACTACAGCTGCAACGGCAACTGCTAATAATATTCCTGTGTTGTTATTACCAGGAGATACATTTGCTACTCGTCAACCAGACCCAGTATTACAGCAAGTGGAGCAAACTCATGATTTGACAATTAGTACAAATGATGCCTTTAGAGCAGTAAGTAAATATTGGGATAGAGTAAGTAGACCAGAACAATTAATGACAGCTATGATAAATGCCATGAGAGTTTTAACTGATCAAGGTGATACGGGAGCTGTAACTATATGTTTACCTCAAGATGTACAAGGAGAAGCTTACGATTATCCAGAGTATTTCTTTAAAAAGAGAGTTCATAGAATTGAAAGAAGACCTGCAGCTATGGAAGCTATAGCGGATGCAGTAGATCTAATTAAAATTAAGAAAAAGCCTGTAGTTGTATGCGGTGGAGGAGTAAGATATTCAGAGGCAGCTGAAAGCTTAAAACTATTCTGTGAAAAATTTAATATACCATTTGGTGAAACTCAAGCAGGAAAGAGTGCTATAGAGTGGGATCATGAGCTGAATTTAGGTGGAATTGGTGTTACAGGAACACTAGCTGCTAATCTTATTGCTAAAGAAGCAGATTTGGTAATTGGAGTAGGTACAAGATTTACTGACTTTACTACAGCATCAAAATCATTATTTAAGAATGAAGATGTGGACTTCTTAACTATAAACGTATCTGACTTCCATGCACAGAAACTGGATGCAACTAAAGTAGTATGCGATGCAAAGTTAGGTCTTGATGCAATTGGGTCAGAGTTAGAGAAAATTGATTATAAGTCTAGCTATACAAATGAAATTAAAGAAGCTAAGAATAAGTGGAATGAAGAAGTAGAAAGATTATTTAATTGTGAATATAAAGAAGGATTTGAGCCTGAAAATCCAGGTCACTTAGATCATGTATTAGAAGAATTTTATAAACAAACTGGTTCTTGTTTGACCCAGACAAAAGTTATCGGTGAACTCGATAAATTATTAGACAAGGATGCCATAGTAGTAGGGGCTGCTGGTAGTTTACCAGGGGACTTACAAAGATTATGGAGACCTAAATCACCTAATACTTATCATATGGAATATGGATATTCTTGTATGGGATATGAGGTTCCAGCAGCATTAGGAGCAAAAATAGCTGAACCAGAAAGGGAGGTATATGCTTTCTTAGGTGATGGTAGTTATATGATGCTACACTCAGAGCTTCCAACTAGTATCCAAGAAAAGAAGAAAATAAATATAATTCTATTTGATAATATGACTTTTGGTTGTATCAACAACCTACAAATGTATCAGGGCATGGGAAGTTTTGGAACTGAATTTAGATTTAGAAATGAAGATACAGGAAAATTAGATGGAGGTTTAGTTCCAGTGGACTTTGCCATGAACGCAGCTTCTTACGGAGCTAAAACTTACAAGGTTAACACTTTAGAGGAACTTAGATTTGCCATAGAAGATAGTAAAAAGCAAAGTGTGAGTACTCTGATAGATATAAAAGTGCTACCTAAGACTATGACTCATGGTTATGAGAGCTGGTGGAGAGTAGGTACAGCACAAGTTGCTAAGAAGCCTGAAATAGAAAAGGCAGCAGAGAGCATTAAGGAAGAAGCAGCAAAGGCAAGACAATACTAA